One genomic segment of Micromonospora sp. WMMC415 includes these proteins:
- a CDS encoding 2'-5' RNA ligase family protein, producing the protein MRTVELVCSAGLDAAVRAAWARLGLAGLPSLARNTHPTNRPHLTLAAVDDFPPGAVARLVALLDAALPLPAVLGEVAVLDGSAPLVWLVRPGPDLVALHRAVWAVLADADGRNPWHAPDHWTPHLSLALRFRDADRSLARAVVGSDRPTGSFVGARSYDSADRSVHVLSGRR; encoded by the coding sequence GTGCGTACGGTGGAACTGGTCTGCTCGGCGGGCCTGGACGCCGCCGTGCGGGCGGCGTGGGCGCGGCTCGGGTTGGCCGGCCTGCCGAGCCTGGCCCGCAACACCCACCCCACCAACCGTCCACACCTGACGCTCGCCGCCGTCGACGACTTCCCGCCGGGGGCGGTCGCCCGCCTGGTCGCCCTCCTGGACGCGGCGCTGCCGCTGCCGGCCGTGCTGGGCGAGGTCGCCGTGCTGGACGGCAGCGCTCCGCTGGTGTGGCTGGTGCGTCCCGGTCCCGACCTGGTCGCACTGCACCGCGCGGTCTGGGCGGTGCTGGCTGACGCGGACGGCCGCAACCCCTGGCACGCGCCGGACCACTGGACGCCGCACCTCAGCCTGGCACTGCGCTTCCGCGATGCGGACCGGAGCCTGGCGCGGGCGGTGGTCGGGTCGGACCGTCCGACCGGTTCCTTCGTGGGCGCCCGGAGCTACGACAGCGCCGACCGGTCCGTCCACGTCCTGTCCGGCCGGCGCTGA
- a CDS encoding long-chain fatty acid--CoA ligase yields the protein MSTTTAPSGTPAADTAGAAATTIASRVRDRARATPDRVAMREKVRGVWSEVAWASYWDTVTTVAHGLLSLGVRPGDRVAVLAENRREWLWTDVATVAVRGATVGLYPTNPAGEIGYLLAHSGARVLVAEDQEQVDKVLDVIDDCPDLEHVVYLEPRGVRGRYTHRALLHWDDFLALGTAHRVAHPGAVDHLMAAAADTDLATLIYTSGTTGRPKGAMLTNANVDFAVRTVTDGAGLADPPPGPDDLILSYLPLCHVAERVFTTWSNAGAGVQVNFAESIATVPANLREVQPTLLFGVPRIWEKILATVTTRIATASPLKRAVARFWLRVSDRIGARLVATGGRHTAATRLAYAIGWVFCYRALRERIGVRRVRYAASGAAPIAPEVLRFFMGIGVPMHEVYGMTENSAIATGNHPGRVRLGTVGEPQPGVDLRVDEATGEILTRSPGVFAGYLDDPEATSAVLEPDGWLHTGDVGEWVDGTHVRITGRAKDIMITAGGKNIGPAGIENELKASPYVKEAVLIGDRRPYLVALIGIEPDTVGQWAQTRRLAYTTYRDLTTKPEVVELVRGVVDEVNRRHPPVEQVKRFRLLPKELDQDDGELTATQKVRREAVGRAFADLVDDLYAPGGDR from the coding sequence ATGAGCACCACCACCGCGCCGTCGGGGACGCCCGCCGCGGACACCGCCGGCGCCGCCGCCACCACGATCGCCTCCCGGGTACGTGACCGCGCCCGCGCGACCCCCGACCGGGTGGCCATGCGGGAGAAGGTCCGTGGCGTCTGGTCGGAGGTCGCCTGGGCGTCCTACTGGGACACCGTGACCACGGTGGCGCACGGCCTGCTCTCCCTGGGCGTACGGCCCGGTGACCGGGTGGCCGTCCTGGCCGAGAACCGGCGGGAATGGCTCTGGACCGACGTGGCCACCGTGGCCGTCCGGGGCGCCACGGTCGGCCTCTACCCGACCAATCCGGCCGGCGAGATCGGTTACCTGCTGGCCCACTCCGGGGCGCGCGTGTTGGTGGCCGAGGATCAGGAGCAGGTCGACAAGGTCCTCGACGTCATCGACGACTGCCCCGACCTGGAGCACGTGGTCTACCTGGAACCGCGCGGCGTCCGGGGCCGCTACACCCACCGCGCCCTGCTGCACTGGGACGACTTCCTCGCGCTGGGCACCGCGCACCGGGTGGCCCACCCCGGCGCGGTCGACCACCTCATGGCCGCCGCCGCCGACACCGACCTGGCCACCCTCATCTACACCTCGGGCACCACCGGCCGGCCCAAGGGCGCCATGCTGACCAACGCCAACGTGGACTTCGCCGTGCGGACGGTCACCGACGGCGCCGGCCTGGCCGACCCGCCGCCGGGCCCGGACGACCTGATCCTGTCGTACCTGCCGCTGTGCCACGTCGCCGAGCGGGTCTTCACCACCTGGAGCAACGCGGGCGCGGGCGTGCAGGTCAACTTCGCCGAGTCGATCGCCACCGTGCCGGCGAACCTGCGCGAGGTGCAGCCCACGCTGCTGTTCGGGGTGCCGCGCATCTGGGAGAAGATCCTCGCCACGGTCACCACGCGGATCGCCACCGCCTCGCCGCTCAAGCGGGCGGTCGCCCGCTTCTGGCTGCGGGTCTCCGACCGGATCGGGGCCCGGCTCGTCGCCACCGGCGGCCGGCACACCGCGGCCACCCGGCTGGCGTACGCGATCGGCTGGGTCTTCTGCTACCGGGCGCTGCGCGAGCGGATCGGTGTGCGCCGGGTCCGGTACGCGGCGTCCGGCGCCGCCCCCATCGCCCCCGAGGTGCTGCGCTTCTTCATGGGCATCGGGGTTCCCATGCACGAGGTGTACGGCATGACGGAGAACTCCGCCATCGCCACCGGCAACCACCCCGGGCGGGTGAGGCTCGGCACCGTCGGCGAGCCGCAGCCCGGCGTGGACCTGCGCGTCGACGAGGCGACCGGTGAGATCCTCACCCGCAGCCCCGGCGTGTTCGCCGGCTACCTCGACGACCCGGAGGCCACCTCGGCCGTGCTGGAGCCGGACGGCTGGCTGCACACCGGCGACGTGGGGGAGTGGGTGGACGGCACGCACGTGCGGATCACCGGCCGCGCCAAGGACATCATGATCACGGCTGGCGGCAAGAACATCGGACCCGCCGGCATCGAGAACGAGCTGAAGGCGTCCCCGTACGTCAAGGAGGCCGTGCTGATCGGCGATCGGCGCCCGTACCTGGTGGCGCTGATCGGCATCGAGCCGGACACGGTCGGGCAGTGGGCGCAGACCCGCCGGCTGGCGTACACCACCTACCGCGACCTGACCACCAAGCCGGAGGTGGTCGAGCTGGTCCGGGGCGTCGTCGACGAGGTCAACCGCCGGCACCCCCCGGTCGAGCAGGTGAAGCGGTTCCGGCTGCTGCCCAAGGAACTCGACCAGGACGACGGCGAGCTGACCGCCACCCAGAAGGTCCGCCGGGAGGCCGTCGGCCGGGCCTTCGCCGACCTGGTCGACGACCTGTACGCCCCGGGTGGTGACCGGTGA
- a CDS encoding ABC transporter substrate-binding protein yields MGRATSRIALGAAVVLLAGTLTACRGGDTETDASGLKTDVGVTSEPCPEAVDKNKGCIYLGIISDLTEGPFRALAVPITDAQKAFWKRVNTSGGIGDYEVDVSRYVRDNKYNPQTHNQVYQEIKPNVLALAQSLGSPTTGAILGDMKANNVIAAPAAWTSGYAFEDVIIESGANYCVESMNALDYAREAYSPKSVMAVHLAGDYGDDAAAGVKLAAQALGLTFTDVKTDSGADKQAGAIQAILTGKPDLVVLTMGPADAATIVGQAVARGFAGRFIGTSPTWNPALLQSPAAPALLAKYEQSAPWNSWSTDTPGHRALREALPGVTPNDGYTAGWVWSYPMKAALAKAVADGDLTRAGLLKAVKSLTRVDYEGMLPENAGNYAAGPNDGAVRVTAIYKPDQAAPTGVSRVRDLFTGPTAQAYTLDRPCYEKL; encoded by the coding sequence ATGGGAAGAGCGACGTCGCGGATCGCCCTCGGGGCGGCCGTGGTCCTGCTGGCCGGCACCCTCACCGCCTGCCGGGGCGGTGACACCGAGACCGACGCGTCCGGGTTGAAGACCGACGTGGGCGTGACCTCCGAGCCCTGCCCGGAGGCGGTGGACAAGAACAAGGGCTGCATCTACCTCGGCATCATCTCCGACCTCACCGAGGGCCCCTTCCGGGCCCTGGCCGTGCCGATCACCGACGCCCAGAAGGCGTTCTGGAAGCGGGTCAACACGAGCGGCGGGATCGGCGACTACGAGGTGGACGTCAGCCGGTACGTGCGCGACAACAAGTACAACCCGCAGACCCACAACCAGGTGTACCAGGAGATCAAACCGAACGTGCTGGCGCTCGCGCAGAGCCTCGGCTCGCCCACCACGGGCGCGATCCTCGGCGACATGAAGGCCAACAACGTGATCGCCGCCCCGGCGGCGTGGACGTCCGGGTACGCCTTCGAGGACGTCATCATCGAGTCCGGCGCGAACTACTGCGTCGAGTCGATGAACGCCCTCGACTACGCCCGGGAGGCGTACAGCCCGAAGTCGGTGATGGCGGTGCACCTGGCCGGCGACTACGGGGACGACGCCGCCGCCGGGGTGAAGCTCGCCGCGCAGGCCCTCGGGCTGACCTTCACCGACGTCAAGACCGACTCGGGCGCCGACAAGCAGGCCGGGGCGATCCAGGCCATCCTGACCGGCAAGCCGGACCTGGTGGTGCTCACCATGGGCCCGGCCGACGCGGCGACCATCGTCGGCCAGGCCGTCGCCCGCGGCTTCGCCGGCCGGTTCATCGGCACCAGCCCCACCTGGAACCCGGCGCTGCTGCAGAGCCCGGCCGCTCCGGCGTTGCTGGCGAAGTACGAGCAGTCGGCACCGTGGAACTCCTGGAGCACCGACACCCCCGGCCACCGGGCGTTGCGGGAGGCGCTGCCCGGCGTCACACCCAACGACGGCTACACCGCCGGCTGGGTGTGGTCGTACCCGATGAAGGCGGCACTGGCGAAGGCGGTCGCCGACGGCGATCTGACCCGCGCCGGGCTGCTCAAGGCGGTCAAGTCCCTGACCAGGGTGGACTACGAGGGCATGCTGCCGGAGAACGCCGGCAACTACGCCGCCGGGCCCAACGACGGCGCCGTCCGGGTGACCGCGATCTACAAGCCGGACCAGGCCGCGCCCACCGGGGTCAGCCGGGTGCGGGACCTCTTCACGGGGCCGACGGCGCAGGCGTACACGCTGGACCGGCCCTGCTACGAGAAGCTCTGA
- a CDS encoding cytochrome P450, whose translation MTDDLLIAPPPGTPACGPPVRDPDSGWLVTRHADVRAVLTDPAFQVPVADAGPAGTLAWLRSTVSRFSAPQRHPDRRAIGVAVLAALDPDELRTAAARLTHQVLDGAGDRLEVMSALARRGPLRVLAIRLGLADPDAAVPAVTAVAAAWHPGVEGPRIAAADRAVTALLAMLPPSAPDVAANRLGVLVQACDATAGLIGAAVRHGLGTPPAVSTAALLAEVLRLDPPVRGTRRVATASVRLAGRHLAAGDPVLLRFDAANRDPAVVADPDRLLPGRTGLPVTFGAGPRGCPGERHALALAGGVVEVLRHRCRLVPGPADHEPHPLLRVPTRLEVEVR comes from the coding sequence GTGACCGACGATCTCCTCATCGCCCCGCCGCCCGGTACGCCCGCTTGTGGGCCGCCCGTCCGCGACCCGGACAGCGGCTGGCTGGTGACCCGGCACGCTGACGTGCGCGCGGTCCTCACCGATCCGGCCTTCCAGGTCCCGGTCGCCGACGCGGGCCCGGCCGGAACCCTGGCCTGGCTGCGGAGCACCGTCAGCCGGTTCAGCGCCCCGCAGCGGCATCCGGACCGGCGGGCGATCGGGGTGGCCGTGCTCGCCGCGCTCGACCCGGACGAGTTGCGTACGGCAGCGGCCCGGCTGACCCACCAGGTCCTCGACGGGGCCGGCGACCGGCTGGAGGTGATGTCCGCGCTCGCGCGGCGCGGACCGCTGCGGGTGCTGGCGATCCGGCTCGGCCTGGCCGACCCCGATGCGGCGGTGCCCGCGGTGACGGCGGTCGCCGCTGCCTGGCATCCGGGCGTCGAGGGGCCACGGATCGCGGCGGCGGACCGGGCGGTCACCGCGCTGCTGGCGATGCTGCCGCCGAGCGCGCCGGACGTGGCGGCGAACCGGCTCGGCGTGCTGGTCCAGGCGTGCGACGCCACGGCCGGACTGATCGGCGCGGCCGTCCGGCACGGCCTGGGAACGCCACCGGCCGTGTCGACCGCCGCCCTGCTGGCGGAGGTGCTGCGGCTCGACCCGCCGGTCCGCGGGACCCGCCGGGTCGCCACCGCGTCCGTCCGGCTCGCCGGCCGCCACCTGGCTGCGGGCGATCCGGTGCTGCTCCGCTTCGACGCCGCCAACCGGGATCCCGCGGTCGTCGCCGACCCGGACCGCCTGCTGCCCGGCCGTACGGGGCTGCCGGTGACGTTCGGAGCCGGGCCGCGCGGCTGCCCGGGCGAACGCCATGCCCTCGCGCTGGCCGGTGGCGTGGTGGAGGTGCTGCGACACCGCTGCCGCCTCGTCCCCGGCCCGGCGGACCACGAACCGCACCCGCTGCTGCGCGTCCCGACCCGGCTGGAGGTGGAGGTCCGGTGA
- a CDS encoding ABC transporter ATP-binding protein, whose product MLGNLWRTPQATLGGAVLRVRNLEVVYDDVMLVLRGLSITVPPGAIVALLGANGAGKTTLLRAITGLLDIHDGEVARGEVTLDGEPLHRLRPAAIVRRGVAQVMEGRRIFGELTVEENLRLGGHTDPRRIPARLDEVYALFPVLADRRRRTAGYLSGGEQQMLAMGRALMAGPRYLLLDEPSLGLAPRLVEQVRELILRINAAGTAVLLVEQNATMALSIAAHGYVLETGRVVLDKPAAQLLADDDVREFYLGLHAGDGSTRRSFRDVKHYRRRKRWLS is encoded by the coding sequence ATGCTCGGTAACTTGTGGCGCACGCCACAGGCAACCCTTGGGGGTGCCGTGCTGCGGGTACGGAATCTCGAGGTCGTCTACGACGACGTGATGCTGGTCCTTCGCGGCCTGAGCATCACCGTGCCGCCCGGTGCGATCGTCGCGCTGCTCGGCGCGAACGGCGCCGGGAAGACCACCCTGCTGCGGGCGATCACCGGGCTGCTCGACATCCACGACGGCGAGGTCGCCCGGGGTGAGGTCACCCTGGACGGCGAGCCGCTGCACCGGCTGCGGCCGGCCGCGATCGTGCGCCGGGGCGTCGCCCAGGTGATGGAGGGGCGGCGCATCTTCGGCGAGCTGACCGTCGAGGAGAACCTGCGCCTCGGTGGGCACACCGACCCCCGCCGGATCCCGGCCCGGCTCGACGAGGTCTACGCGCTGTTCCCGGTGCTCGCCGACCGCCGACGCCGGACGGCCGGCTACCTGTCCGGCGGGGAGCAGCAGATGCTCGCGATGGGCCGCGCGTTGATGGCCGGGCCACGGTACCTGCTGCTGGACGAGCCCAGCCTGGGCCTCGCGCCCCGGCTCGTCGAACAGGTCCGGGAGCTGATCCTGCGGATCAACGCCGCCGGCACCGCGGTGCTGCTGGTGGAGCAGAACGCGACGATGGCGCTGTCCATCGCCGCCCACGGGTACGTGCTGGAGACCGGCCGGGTGGTGCTCGACAAGCCGGCCGCCCAGTTGCTCGCCGACGACGACGTCCGCGAGTTCTACCTCGGGCTGCACGCCGGCGACGGGTCCACCCGGCGGTCGTTCCGGGACGTCAAGCACTACCGGCGACGAAAGCGGTGGTTGTCGTGA
- a CDS encoding helix-turn-helix transcriptional regulator, whose amino-acid sequence MSTAATGGPALARLAALLADDTRARICLALLDGRAWTAGELARLAGVAPSTASDHLTRLVRGGLLAEERQGRHRYVRLADPSVAQLVEDLAAHAPATPAPVRSLRAARADAALAYARTCYDHLAGRLGVLLRDAMLARGLLDATSGLALTPTGHDWLADLAVPATRLGATRRPLVRDCLDWTERRPHLAGALGAALCDRFLDLGWLARGGGRAVRLTPAGGPALALALGVPPADLAPAPAAGAGSGRA is encoded by the coding sequence ATGAGTACCGCCGCCACGGGTGGTCCGGCGTTGGCCCGGCTCGCCGCCCTGCTCGCCGACGACACCCGGGCCCGGATCTGCCTGGCGCTGCTCGACGGGCGGGCGTGGACCGCGGGCGAGCTGGCCCGGCTGGCCGGGGTGGCGCCCTCCACCGCGAGCGACCACCTCACCCGGCTGGTCCGGGGCGGGCTGCTCGCCGAGGAACGGCAGGGGCGGCACCGGTACGTCCGGCTCGCCGACCCGTCGGTCGCCCAGCTCGTCGAGGACCTGGCCGCGCACGCGCCGGCCACGCCCGCGCCGGTCCGCTCGTTGCGCGCCGCCCGGGCCGACGCCGCCCTGGCGTACGCCCGCACCTGCTACGACCACCTGGCCGGCCGGCTCGGGGTGCTGCTCCGGGACGCGATGCTGGCCCGGGGACTGCTCGACGCCACGTCGGGGCTGGCGCTCACCCCGACCGGACACGACTGGCTCGCCGACCTCGCGGTGCCGGCGACCCGACTTGGTGCCACCCGGCGGCCGCTGGTCCGCGACTGTCTGGACTGGACCGAGCGCCGCCCGCACCTGGCCGGCGCGCTGGGCGCGGCGCTGTGCGACCGCTTCCTCGACCTGGGCTGGCTGGCCCGGGGCGGCGGCCGGGCGGTCCGCCTGACTCCGGCGGGCGGACCGGCGCTCGCCCTCGCCCTGGGTGTGCCGCCGGCCGACCTCGCGCCCGCGCCGGCGGCGGGAGCCGGCAGCGGGCGCGCCTGA
- a CDS encoding ABC transporter ATP-binding protein, with product MSHEPTRTDEPTRTDEPTRADEPILTFDDVRLAFAGVRAIDGVSFTVGRQELFAVIGPNGAGKTSIFNVLSGVYRPQAGRVVFDGVDLIGRRPHEIAALGLARTFQNVELFANLTVLENLLLGRHHHIRYGPLAAVLWRGRARREELAARAAVEEIVDFLELEQWRRMPVGLLPYGVQKRVELGRALAMEPKLLLLDEPVGGMNLEETEDMARYILDVREELGIPMVLVEHDMGLVMDLADRVLVVDFGQPVATGTPAEIQHHPDVIRAYLGEVTRT from the coding sequence GTGAGCCACGAGCCGACCCGGACCGACGAGCCGACCCGGACCGACGAGCCGACCCGGGCCGACGAGCCGATCCTGACCTTCGACGACGTGCGGCTCGCCTTCGCGGGCGTCCGGGCGATCGACGGGGTGAGCTTCACCGTCGGCCGCCAGGAGCTGTTCGCGGTGATCGGGCCGAACGGCGCCGGCAAGACGTCCATCTTCAACGTGCTCTCCGGCGTCTACCGGCCGCAGGCCGGCCGGGTCGTCTTCGACGGCGTCGACCTGATCGGCCGCCGCCCCCACGAGATCGCCGCCCTCGGCCTGGCCCGGACCTTCCAGAACGTCGAGTTGTTCGCCAACCTCACCGTCCTGGAGAACCTGCTGCTCGGGCGGCACCACCACATCCGCTACGGGCCCCTGGCGGCGGTCCTGTGGCGGGGCCGCGCCCGCCGCGAGGAACTCGCCGCCCGCGCGGCGGTGGAGGAGATCGTCGACTTCCTGGAGCTGGAGCAGTGGCGGCGGATGCCGGTCGGGCTGCTGCCGTACGGGGTGCAGAAGCGCGTCGAGCTGGGCCGCGCGCTCGCCATGGAACCGAAGCTGCTGCTGCTGGACGAGCCGGTGGGCGGGATGAACCTCGAGGAGACCGAGGACATGGCCCGCTACATCCTCGACGTCCGCGAGGAACTCGGCATCCCGATGGTGCTCGTCGAGCACGACATGGGCCTGGTCATGGACCTCGCCGACCGCGTCCTGGTGGTCGACTTCGGCCAGCCGGTGGCCACCGGCACCCCGGCGGAGATCCAGCACCATCCGGACGTCATCCGCGCCTACCTGGGGGAGGTGACCAGGACATGA
- a CDS encoding DNA-binding response regulator, with translation MIRVLLADDEDLIRSALAALLDLEDDLEVVAQAADGDAAVTAALAHRPDVVVVDLSMPRRDGFQVAAELSRALPGCAVVILTGQGRPPHLARALTAGARGFLPKGAPGGALADVIRRVHAGGRYVDPALAADALLIPPCPLTPRELETLRLAQDGAPAASIARRAHLSTGTVRNYLAAAVQKLGVGSRAEAVRAARENGWL, from the coding sequence ATGATCCGCGTCCTGCTCGCCGACGACGAGGACCTGATCCGGTCCGCCCTCGCCGCTCTGCTCGACCTGGAGGACGACCTGGAGGTCGTCGCGCAGGCCGCCGACGGGGACGCCGCGGTGACCGCTGCCCTCGCGCACCGGCCCGACGTGGTGGTGGTCGACCTGTCGATGCCCCGGCGGGACGGTTTCCAGGTCGCCGCCGAGCTGTCCCGGGCGCTGCCCGGCTGCGCCGTGGTCATCCTGACCGGCCAGGGACGGCCCCCGCACCTGGCCCGCGCGCTCACCGCCGGGGCCCGGGGCTTCCTGCCCAAGGGCGCGCCCGGCGGCGCGCTCGCCGACGTGATCCGGCGGGTGCACGCCGGCGGCCGTTACGTCGACCCCGCGCTGGCCGCCGACGCGCTGCTGATCCCGCCCTGCCCGCTCACACCACGCGAACTGGAGACCCTGCGCCTGGCGCAGGACGGCGCACCGGCGGCGTCGATCGCCCGCCGTGCGCACCTGTCCACCGGCACGGTGCGCAACTACCTGGCGGCGGCGGTGCAGAAACTCGGCGTCGGCAGCCGCGCCGAGGCGGTGCGAGCCGCGCGGGAGAACGGCTGGCTCTGA
- a CDS encoding branched-chain amino acid ABC transporter permease: protein MTELIESLLRGLGTGSVYALLALGFVIIYKATRVISFAQPAFMLAGVVAVTYLSPAVGFWAAVPLAALGTALLALGVERSAVRPMVGRPAFVVAIITLGVDVAVRVVVNAFIGLDVRHVGDPWGLRTLALGPVEMQQRHLAAVAAAALLVAGLFAFFRFTRTGLAMRAAALDQEAALAHGVSVGAVFAVSWALAGGLAAVAGTFAAAGASVDSALWLIALTALPVIILGGLDSLPGAVIGGLAVGVLQELVATYANDVAWLGGNVSVITPYVLMLVVLLVRPYGLFGTREVERV from the coding sequence GTGACGGAGCTGATCGAGAGCCTGCTGCGCGGGCTCGGCACCGGCAGCGTCTACGCCCTGCTCGCGCTCGGGTTCGTCATCATCTACAAGGCCACCCGGGTGATCAGCTTCGCGCAGCCGGCGTTCATGCTCGCCGGCGTCGTGGCGGTCACGTACCTCAGCCCGGCCGTCGGCTTCTGGGCCGCGGTGCCCCTCGCGGCGCTCGGCACGGCGCTGCTCGCGCTGGGGGTGGAGCGCAGCGCCGTCCGTCCCATGGTGGGGCGGCCGGCGTTCGTCGTCGCCATCATCACCCTCGGCGTGGACGTGGCGGTCCGGGTGGTGGTCAACGCGTTCATCGGCCTGGACGTGCGGCACGTCGGCGACCCGTGGGGGCTGCGCACCCTCGCCCTCGGCCCGGTGGAGATGCAGCAACGGCACCTCGCCGCGGTGGCCGCGGCGGCCCTGCTGGTCGCCGGGCTGTTCGCGTTCTTCCGCTTCACCCGCACCGGGCTGGCCATGCGCGCCGCCGCGCTCGACCAGGAGGCGGCCCTCGCGCACGGCGTCTCCGTCGGCGCCGTCTTCGCGGTCAGTTGGGCCCTCGCCGGCGGGCTGGCCGCCGTCGCCGGGACGTTCGCCGCCGCCGGCGCCAGCGTGGACAGCGCCCTCTGGCTGATCGCCCTGACCGCCCTGCCGGTGATCATCCTCGGCGGGTTGGACTCGCTGCCCGGCGCGGTGATCGGCGGGCTCGCCGTCGGCGTCCTCCAGGAACTCGTCGCCACGTACGCCAACGACGTCGCCTGGCTCGGCGGCAACGTCTCGGTCATCACCCCGTACGTGCTGATGCTGGTCGTGCTGCTGGTCCGCCCGTACGGGCTGTTCGGAACCCGGGAGGTGGAGCGGGTATGA
- a CDS encoding branched-chain amino acid ABC transporter permease encodes MRGRPLLRTSYAEELALLDTPAKRWWTGALLVLAFTLPFLLTDDLLQLLAVCCVAAIGAIGLGLVTGYAGQVSLGHAFFLGIGAYTAAALSGDPDGRVIGLGVTDIALWLPAAGLVAAVAGVLVAPLATRLRGLYLAIVTLGLVFIGQHIFNEWSSLTGGAGVGRPAATLEFLGRPLAVTDEVATRDQKLYWLMLALLLVFALAARNLARSRIGRAFTAIRDRDIAAGVIGVNLPRYKTVAFAVSSFYAGCAGALLYTVTGFFDPGSFSLLLSVQYIAMVLIGGAGTISGAVAGAFFITLLPRLTRELQAWVPFISTQPNEVPNVFQVETILYGVLIIVFLIFEPRGLFGLWVRARSYWKAWPFSY; translated from the coding sequence ATGAGGGGTCGGCCGCTGCTGCGCACGTCGTACGCGGAGGAGCTCGCGCTGCTCGACACCCCGGCGAAGCGGTGGTGGACCGGTGCGCTGCTGGTGCTGGCGTTCACGCTGCCCTTTCTGCTCACCGACGACCTGCTGCAACTGCTCGCGGTGTGCTGCGTCGCCGCGATCGGCGCGATCGGGCTCGGCCTCGTCACCGGGTACGCCGGCCAGGTCTCCCTCGGCCACGCGTTCTTCCTCGGCATCGGGGCGTACACGGCCGCGGCCCTCAGCGGCGACCCGGACGGCCGGGTCATCGGCCTCGGCGTCACCGACATCGCGCTCTGGCTGCCGGCCGCCGGCCTCGTCGCGGCGGTCGCGGGGGTGCTGGTCGCGCCCCTCGCGACCCGGCTGCGCGGGCTCTACCTCGCCATCGTCACCCTCGGCCTGGTCTTCATCGGCCAGCACATCTTCAACGAGTGGTCGTCGCTGACCGGCGGCGCGGGGGTCGGCCGGCCGGCGGCCACCCTGGAGTTCCTCGGGCGGCCGCTCGCCGTCACCGACGAGGTCGCCACCCGCGACCAGAAGCTGTACTGGTTGATGCTCGCGCTGCTGCTGGTCTTCGCCCTCGCCGCGCGCAACCTGGCCCGCTCCCGGATCGGGCGGGCGTTCACCGCGATCCGCGACCGGGACATCGCCGCCGGCGTGATCGGGGTGAACCTGCCCCGCTACAAGACCGTCGCCTTCGCCGTGTCGTCGTTCTACGCCGGCTGCGCGGGCGCGCTGCTCTACACCGTCACCGGCTTCTTCGACCCCGGTTCGTTCAGCCTGCTGCTGTCCGTGCAGTACATCGCCATGGTGCTCATCGGCGGCGCGGGCACCATCTCCGGCGCCGTCGCCGGGGCGTTCTTCATCACCCTGCTGCCCCGGCTCACCCGGGAACTGCAGGCGTGGGTGCCGTTCATCAGCACCCAGCCGAACGAGGTGCCGAACGTCTTCCAGGTGGAGACGATCCTCTACGGCGTACTCATCATCGTCTTCCTCATCTTCGAACCACGCGGGTTGTTCGGCCTCTGGGTACGGGCCCGCAGCTACTGGAAGGCGTGGCCGTTCTCCTACTGA
- a CDS encoding isocitrate lyase/phosphoenolpyruvate mutase family protein, which produces MTARCAAFHALHHGDRPLLLPNAWDHASAAAFAARGHPAVGTTSLGVAAAAGLPDAAAATRAETLRLARLLRPLPVLLTVDIEAGHADDPSAVADLATELAGLGVVGVNIEDGRGDGSLGAPDVTAAKVAAVKAAAPGLFVNARTDTWWLGVPDPLPATLDRARAYREAGADGIFVPGALDGRTVGVLAAAIEGPLNVLYRPGGPTLDELGALGVARVSTGSLLFRAALGAALDALDTAVSGRPASTEPPSYAEVQRLSPVSGAEPFAPGRPS; this is translated from the coding sequence GTGACCGCCCGCTGCGCCGCCTTCCACGCCCTGCACCACGGCGACCGGCCCCTGCTGCTGCCCAACGCCTGGGACCACGCGAGCGCCGCCGCGTTCGCCGCCCGGGGCCACCCGGCCGTCGGGACCACCAGCCTGGGGGTCGCGGCGGCGGCCGGCCTGCCCGACGCGGCGGCGGCCACCCGGGCCGAGACTCTCCGGCTGGCCCGGCTGCTCCGTCCGCTGCCGGTGCTGCTGACCGTCGACATCGAGGCCGGACACGCCGACGACCCGTCGGCCGTCGCCGACCTCGCCACCGAGCTGGCCGGGCTCGGCGTGGTCGGCGTCAACATCGAGGACGGCCGCGGGGACGGGAGTCTCGGTGCGCCCGACGTTACCGCCGCCAAGGTGGCGGCGGTCAAGGCGGCAGCGCCCGGGTTGTTCGTCAACGCGCGTACGGACACCTGGTGGCTCGGTGTCCCGGATCCGCTGCCGGCCACCCTCGACCGGGCACGCGCCTACCGGGAGGCGGGCGCGGACGGCATCTTCGTTCCCGGCGCCCTCGACGGGCGGACCGTCGGCGTGCTCGCCGCCGCGATCGAGGGGCCGCTGAACGTGCTGTACCGGCCGGGCGGGCCGACGCTCGATGAGCTGGGTGCCCTCGGGGTGGCCCGGGTCAGCACGGGGTCGCTGTTGTTCCGGGCGGCGCTCGGCGCGGCGCTGGACGCCCTCGACACCGCCGTCTCGGGTCGGCCGGCGTCGACCGAACCGCCCTCGTACGCCGAGGTGCAGCGGTTGAGTCC